Proteins encoded within one genomic window of Caldilineales bacterium:
- a CDS encoding cytochrome P450, with translation MTDNLIAGPGQPQLQARGRAAPGPRGIPLLGSWAPMRWQGMLKFWTGVWREHGDVAHVKMGPIDTHLIVHPEHVHNVLVRNRENYARGILVRRVRVLFGAGLLTSEGELWMRQRRLMQPIFQPTTVPRFAQIMLAAAAGVVADWQDRPQAQPIPLNAEMMDLTRGVITEAMFSINMDQQLQEVGEALSYIPRLIRKRATALLNLPLFLPVPTNLRFHRSMQTIDAFIEATIAHRRAMEQGQEQTPDDLLSLLLRARDTDTDGGGMSDQQVHDELLTIFIAGHETSAQVLTWLWYILATHPEVEQQLHAELESILHGHPATLADLPKLSYTKMVIDEALRLYPPAPMYARETVADDSMGGFRIPAGSAIMLSPYITHRHPAFWDDPEQFRPERFAAGREPRLVEGYFPFGGGPHVCIGKHFALLEITLALTTLAQRFRLRLVPGQNVRAHLDMFLTPEEEIWMTIEPR, from the coding sequence ATGACTGACAACTTGATAGCCGGTCCCGGCCAACCACAGCTTCAGGCCAGGGGCCGCGCAGCGCCCGGACCTCGCGGCATCCCCCTTTTGGGGAGTTGGGCGCCCATGCGCTGGCAGGGAATGCTGAAATTCTGGACCGGCGTTTGGCGCGAACACGGCGATGTGGCCCATGTCAAGATGGGCCCCATCGACACCCACCTCATCGTTCATCCTGAGCATGTGCACAACGTGTTGGTGCGCAATCGCGAGAACTACGCCCGCGGCATCCTGGTGCGGCGGGTGCGCGTCCTCTTCGGCGCCGGCCTGCTGACCAGCGAAGGCGAGCTGTGGATGCGCCAGCGCCGATTGATGCAACCCATCTTCCAGCCCACTACCGTCCCCCGTTTCGCCCAGATCATGCTCGCTGCCGCCGCAGGCGTGGTCGCCGATTGGCAAGACCGGCCCCAGGCCCAGCCCATCCCCCTGAACGCCGAGATGATGGACCTCACCCGCGGGGTCATCACCGAGGCGATGTTCAGCATCAATATGGACCAACAGTTGCAGGAGGTCGGCGAGGCGCTTTCCTACATCCCCCGGCTCATCCGCAAACGCGCGACCGCCCTCCTCAACCTGCCCTTGTTCCTGCCTGTCCCCACCAACCTGCGCTTTCACCGCTCGATGCAGACCATCGACGCCTTCATCGAAGCCACTATCGCCCACCGCCGGGCTATGGAACAAGGCCAGGAACAGACCCCCGACGACCTCCTCTCCCTGCTCCTGCGCGCCCGCGACACCGACACCGACGGCGGCGGCATGAGCGACCAACAAGTCCACGATGAACTCCTGACCATCTTCATCGCCGGGCACGAGACTTCGGCCCAGGTGCTCACCTGGCTCTGGTACATCCTGGCCACCCATCCCGAAGTCGAGCAACAACTCCACGCCGAACTGGAAAGCATCTTGCACGGCCACCCGGCCACCCTTGCCGACCTCCCTAAACTCAGCTACACCAAAATGGTCATCGACGAGGCCCTGCGCCTGTACCCGCCCGCGCCCATGTATGCGCGCGAGACCGTCGCAGATGACAGCATGGGCGGCTTCCGCATCCCGGCCGGCAGCGCCATCATGCTCAGCCCCTACATCACCCACCGTCACCCGGCCTTTTGGGATGACCCAGAGCAATTCCGGCCCGAACGCTTCGCCGCTGGCCGCGAGCCGCGGCTGGTCGAGGGCTACTTCCCCTTCGGCGGCGGCCCCCATGTCTGCATCGGCAAACACTTCGCCCTACTGGAGATCACCCTGGCCCTGACCACGCTGGCCCAGCGCTTTCGCCTACGCCTGGTTCCAGGCCAGAACGTGCGCGCCCACTTGGACATGTTCCTCACCCCCGAAGAAGAAATCTGGATGACCATCGAGCCACGATGA
- a CDS encoding terpene synthase family protein, with product MTEPTLSPQQTTNPQALAQQTAARLAAWTEPHPSIRRGRIEPVAMQMAASAPFALPQTLSLTLQVGLWIAALDDLLDEGQADAAAIAGRLRSYEDPAASLGDGDDLAAMLHETYLELSRQPLFPSLAAPWRQALRDHLHGHLQEHGWRSDYRQNPASLPSYADYLAVGCHTIGFPLIPWTFLIAFSDPTAPAHLAGLEEMAVTAGVCLRLANDIRSYERELAEGKINAIVILSWTAVAEAAQRQAEEHIVAEIEAGLASLRRQRQALAASCDLPSAAILGMAETGCRFYHRRDFHVAA from the coding sequence ATGACCGAGCCAACGCTGTCCCCCCAGCAAACGACCAACCCCCAGGCGCTGGCGCAACAAACGGCAGCGCGCCTGGCGGCCTGGACCGAGCCGCACCCCAGCATCCGTCGCGGCCGCATCGAACCTGTGGCCATGCAGATGGCCGCTTCCGCCCCCTTTGCCTTGCCCCAAACCCTGAGCCTCACCCTCCAGGTCGGCCTCTGGATCGCCGCCCTGGATGACCTGCTGGACGAAGGCCAGGCCGACGCCGCCGCCATCGCCGGGCGACTGCGCAGCTACGAAGACCCCGCCGCCAGCCTGGGCGATGGCGACGACCTGGCCGCCATGCTGCACGAGACCTATCTCGAGCTCTCCCGCCAGCCTCTATTCCCATCTCTGGCCGCACCCTGGCGACAGGCCCTGCGCGACCACCTGCACGGCCACCTGCAGGAGCATGGCTGGCGGTCGGACTATCGCCAGAACCCCGCTTCGCTGCCCTCCTACGCCGACTACCTGGCCGTGGGCTGCCACACCATCGGCTTCCCCCTCATCCCCTGGACATTTCTGATCGCCTTCAGCGACCCCACCGCCCCTGCCCATCTGGCCGGCCTGGAGGAAATGGCAGTGACGGCCGGTGTCTGCCTGCGTCTGGCCAATGACATACGGAGCTACGAGCGCGAGTTGGCCGAGGGCAAGATCAACGCCATCGTCATCCTCAGCTGGACGGCAGTGGCGGAAGCCGCGCAACGGCAGGCCGAGGAACACATCGTTGCCGAGATCGAGGCCGGGCTGGCATCCCTCCGGCGGCAGCGCCAGGCCCTGGCAGCAAGCTGCGACCTCCCGTCCGCCGCCATCCTGGGCATGGCCGAGACCGGCTGCCGTTTCTACCACCGTCGCGACTTCCATGTGGCAGCCTGA